In Thermotoga sp. Ku-13t, one genomic interval encodes:
- a CDS encoding ABC transporter permease codes for MDKLFEWLKRIDVPTLIIFLFLIALFILAAFTNVSIPSLLSDSIRRIGMNGVLVLAMVPTIRVGTGPNFGLPVGIIGGLLGALISMQLGLTGFVGFWVAILFAVLICIGIGLGYGWLLEKVRGQEMMVGTYMGYSIVAFMSIMWLMLPFKNPDMIWAIGGKGLRYTLTLDKYFGHVLNNFLRFRIGEFEFPTGLLLFFVGACFLVHLFFKTKVGLAVDLVGQNERYAISSGVNPNRARLVAVVMSNVLAGVGIIVYAQSYGFLQLYQAPLFMTFPAVASILIGGASIKRASIRNVVIGTAVFQTLLTIALPVLSQVTRGDITEVMRLIVSNGMILYALTRAPKEA; via the coding sequence ATGGATAAACTTTTTGAATGGCTCAAGAGAATTGATGTGCCAACGCTGATCATTTTCCTGTTCCTCATAGCTCTGTTCATACTCGCAGCGTTCACGAACGTTTCAATACCATCGCTCTTGAGCGACTCGATAAGGCGCATTGGTATGAACGGCGTCCTCGTACTCGCAATGGTACCTACGATCAGGGTTGGCACGGGTCCAAACTTCGGCTTACCTGTGGGTATTATCGGCGGACTTCTTGGAGCTTTGATAAGCATGCAGCTGGGCTTGACCGGGTTTGTCGGTTTCTGGGTGGCGATCTTGTTCGCCGTCCTGATCTGCATTGGGATCGGATTGGGCTACGGCTGGTTGCTCGAAAAGGTCAGAGGGCAGGAGATGATGGTTGGAACGTACATGGGTTATTCCATCGTCGCGTTCATGTCCATCATGTGGCTGATGCTTCCTTTCAAAAACCCAGATATGATCTGGGCAATAGGTGGTAAAGGGTTGCGATACACCCTAACGCTGGACAAATACTTCGGGCACGTACTGAACAACTTTTTGAGGTTCAGGATCGGTGAGTTCGAGTTTCCAACGGGTCTGCTTCTGTTTTTCGTGGGTGCTTGTTTTCTGGTTCATCTGTTCTTCAAGACCAAGGTGGGTCTCGCTGTAGACCTGGTGGGCCAGAACGAACGTTACGCGATCAGCTCGGGTGTGAATCCGAACAGAGCCAGACTCGTGGCGGTGGTGATGTCGAACGTTCTGGCCGGTGTCGGTATCATCGTTTACGCACAGAGTTACGGTTTTCTCCAGCTGTATCAAGCACCTCTGTTCATGACGTTTCCGGCAGTCGCTTCGATACTCATTGGTGGTGCATCCATAAAAAGGGCGAGTATTCGTAACGTCGTCATCGGTACGGCAGTTTTCCAGACCCTTTTGACAATAGCTCTACCCGTCCTCAGTCAGGTTACTCGTGGTGACATCACCGAAGTCATGAGGCTCATTGTCAGCAACGGAATGATACTGTATGCACTCACGAGAGCTCCAAAGGAGGCGTGA
- the alaS gene encoding alanine--tRNA ligase, with protein MNSDEIRSSFLSFFESKGHKVLPSASLIPDDPQLLFTVAGMVPFKPIFWGKVEPIYKRVATCQKCLRTNDIENVGRTPRHHTFFEMLGNFSFGDYFKKEAILWAWEYVTQVLKLKEERLWVTIYKDDDEAFRIWHDAVGVPEKKIVRMGKDTNFWGPAGPTGPCGPCSEIHYDLGIMEDCPEGEECTPANSDKRFLEIWNLVFTEFYQDERGELHPLPRKNIDTGAGLERIAAVVQGVSSNFETDLFRPIIRREEELFGVKYGESEDKNVSLRVIADHARAVTFLIADGVFPSNEERGYVLRRILRRAVRHGVLLGASKPFLYEVCDAVIDKMGKIYPEIERKRQLIRDVTRAEEERFFKTISQGLEMLGEVVKNAEGIIDGESLFKLYDTYGFPPDIVIDVAKEKGLKVDLEGFEKLMKQQRERSRISRSDVEYAKTVKDYEELAKIQKISFIGYNTLTHESKVLMLRKEEKVESASSGEEIEIVVEETPFYAERGGQVSDTGWIEWTDGKASVEYVFIPTEGIIVHVVKIEKGTLRVGDRVKLTVDEERRRSTARNHTATHLLHAALRKVLGEHVRQFGSLVAPDRLRFDFTHYEALNEEQIRKIEEMVNRVIFEAIPVIVEEKSYKEAIEKGAIALFDEKYGDVVRVVKVPNFSEELCGGTHVSNTGNIGLFKIVSETAVSAGVRRIEAVTGFNALEHIRKIEDTLRRAATLLGTSLYEVPERLKNLLEKNSQMEKEIEQLKMKMLSIQIKQTPFERLKNFNFKAITLENVDSSTLRNLSDVAIASQERSVVVVFSVQQEKVNLIVRVTKDIAKEINASELARIAANLLGGGGGGRADFAQAGGKDPAKINEVVEQLRRFILQKA; from the coding sequence TTGAACAGCGATGAAATAAGATCGAGCTTCCTGAGTTTCTTTGAATCGAAGGGTCACAAAGTTTTGCCCAGCGCGTCGCTCATACCGGACGATCCTCAACTTCTCTTCACCGTTGCGGGAATGGTCCCGTTCAAACCCATATTCTGGGGTAAAGTGGAACCAATCTACAAACGTGTCGCCACGTGCCAGAAGTGCCTCAGGACCAACGATATTGAGAACGTCGGTCGAACACCGAGGCACCACACGTTCTTCGAGATGCTTGGAAACTTTTCCTTCGGTGACTACTTCAAGAAAGAAGCCATACTGTGGGCATGGGAGTACGTGACTCAGGTGCTCAAACTGAAAGAAGAGAGGTTGTGGGTGACGATCTATAAAGACGACGATGAAGCCTTCAGAATCTGGCACGATGCCGTTGGGGTACCGGAAAAGAAGATCGTACGCATGGGCAAAGACACCAACTTCTGGGGACCTGCGGGACCCACGGGGCCATGCGGTCCGTGCTCGGAGATCCATTACGATCTTGGCATCATGGAAGACTGCCCCGAAGGGGAAGAATGCACACCTGCGAACAGCGACAAGAGGTTTCTGGAGATATGGAACTTAGTGTTCACCGAGTTCTACCAAGACGAGAGAGGCGAACTGCACCCGCTACCGAGGAAGAACATCGATACGGGCGCGGGACTCGAGAGGATCGCGGCGGTCGTTCAAGGCGTGTCGAGCAACTTCGAAACTGACCTGTTCAGACCCATCATCCGGAGAGAAGAGGAACTGTTCGGCGTGAAGTACGGAGAGAGTGAAGATAAAAATGTTTCTCTGCGCGTCATAGCCGACCACGCCAGAGCGGTAACTTTTTTGATCGCAGACGGCGTTTTTCCATCGAACGAAGAAAGAGGATACGTTCTCAGGAGAATCCTGCGCAGGGCGGTGAGACACGGTGTTCTGCTCGGTGCCAGCAAACCCTTCCTCTACGAAGTTTGTGACGCCGTGATCGATAAGATGGGAAAGATCTATCCGGAGATCGAAAGGAAAAGGCAACTGATCAGGGACGTAACGAGGGCCGAGGAAGAAAGGTTCTTCAAAACGATCTCTCAGGGACTGGAGATGCTTGGTGAGGTCGTAAAGAATGCGGAAGGGATCATCGATGGAGAAAGCCTCTTCAAGCTGTACGACACCTACGGTTTCCCACCGGACATAGTGATCGACGTGGCGAAAGAAAAGGGATTGAAAGTGGATCTTGAAGGATTCGAAAAACTCATGAAACAGCAGAGGGAGCGATCGAGAATCAGCAGGTCTGACGTCGAGTACGCAAAGACCGTGAAGGATTACGAAGAACTGGCGAAGATTCAAAAGATCTCTTTCATCGGTTACAACACGCTCACGCACGAATCCAAGGTCTTGATGCTCCGAAAAGAAGAGAAAGTGGAATCGGCTTCTTCGGGCGAAGAAATCGAAATCGTGGTGGAAGAAACGCCCTTCTACGCCGAGAGAGGTGGACAGGTAAGCGATACTGGCTGGATCGAGTGGACAGATGGAAAGGCTTCCGTCGAGTACGTGTTCATACCGACTGAGGGCATCATCGTGCACGTTGTGAAGATAGAGAAAGGAACGCTGAGAGTTGGAGACAGGGTGAAGTTGACGGTCGACGAAGAGCGTAGAAGATCGACCGCGCGCAACCACACGGCGACACACCTGCTGCATGCGGCACTCAGAAAAGTTCTCGGCGAGCACGTGAGACAGTTCGGCTCCCTCGTCGCACCGGACAGGCTCAGATTCGACTTCACCCATTACGAAGCGCTGAACGAAGAGCAGATCAGGAAGATAGAAGAAATGGTGAACAGGGTGATCTTCGAAGCGATTCCCGTGATCGTGGAAGAAAAGAGCTATAAAGAAGCGATCGAAAAGGGTGCCATAGCACTGTTCGACGAGAAGTACGGCGACGTAGTCAGAGTCGTCAAGGTGCCGAATTTCAGCGAGGAGCTGTGTGGTGGAACGCACGTCTCCAATACTGGGAACATAGGTCTGTTCAAGATCGTTTCCGAAACGGCAGTGTCTGCGGGCGTTCGCAGAATAGAAGCTGTGACTGGTTTCAACGCTCTCGAGCACATCAGGAAAATTGAGGACACACTGCGTCGAGCAGCAACGTTGCTCGGAACGTCTCTGTACGAGGTTCCTGAAAGGTTGAAGAACCTGCTCGAAAAGAACTCACAGATGGAAAAGGAAATCGAGCAACTGAAGATGAAGATGCTCTCGATACAAATTAAGCAAACCCCGTTCGAACGGTTGAAGAACTTCAACTTCAAAGCTATCACGCTGGAAAACGTCGATTCTTCAACGCTCAGAAACCTCTCAGATGTTGCGATCGCATCTCAGGAAAGATCGGTCGTGGTAGTTTTCTCCGTTCAGCAAGAGAAAGTGAACCTCATCGTCAGGGTGACGAAAGACATTGCGAAGGAGATAAACGCCAGCGAGCTGGCACGGATCGCCGCGAACTTGCTCGGTGGTGGTGGTGGTGGAAGGGCGGATTTCGCTCAAGCAGGAGGAAAAGATCCTGCAAAGATAAACGAAGTGGTGGAGCAGCTGAGACGATTCATCCTTCAAAAGGCATGA
- a CDS encoding sugar ABC transporter ATP-binding protein, with protein MQYALEMRNINKSFYGNQVLKNVSISVAPGEVHGLVGENGAGKSTLMNILFGMPVIHSTGGFEGEIFINGERVQIDSPRKAMEHGIGMVHQEFMLIPGFTVTENIKLNREITKSNLLSRLFGKSMETLDFSAMMKEAKEAISTIGMSIDELAVVAGLPVAHKQFIEIAREIDKKNLKILVLDEPTAVLSETEAEKLLDAIRYMASKGIAILFISHRLSEVLKVSDRITILRDGVVVDSKPASSFTLSEIAEKMVGRKLEDVTLPPRSKEPSYDDIIMSIRNLKVRMPGEEVKDFSIDIRRGEILGIGGLAGHGKLGVANGIAGMYPAEGEVYFEGKPFKLNDPSYALNQGVVYLSEDRRGVGLLLDESVEMNIAATAIQVFGKFTRKFLFLTVYDHKQIRKHALEMIKKLDIRCKSPAQIVRRLSGGNQQKVCLARAFTLNPKILFVSEPTRGIDIGAKKLVLDYLVNLNRKHGITIVMTSSELAELRAICDRIAIVAEGKLSAILSPKASDVEFGLAMSGELQEVLQHG; from the coding sequence ATGCAGTACGCTCTCGAAATGCGCAACATAAACAAATCTTTCTACGGTAATCAGGTGCTCAAGAACGTGAGTATAAGCGTTGCTCCCGGAGAAGTACACGGCCTGGTCGGTGAGAACGGCGCCGGGAAGAGCACGTTGATGAACATTCTCTTCGGAATGCCGGTCATCCATTCCACTGGAGGTTTTGAGGGAGAGATATTCATCAACGGTGAGCGGGTGCAGATCGACAGCCCGAGGAAGGCTATGGAACATGGTATAGGCATGGTCCATCAGGAGTTCATGCTCATACCGGGCTTCACCGTTACTGAAAACATAAAGCTCAACAGAGAGATAACCAAGAGCAACTTGCTGAGCAGGTTATTCGGTAAGTCCATGGAAACTCTGGACTTTTCAGCGATGATGAAAGAAGCGAAGGAAGCGATAAGCACCATAGGTATGTCTATCGACGAGCTCGCAGTGGTTGCAGGTTTACCCGTAGCTCACAAACAGTTCATAGAGATCGCGAGGGAGATAGACAAGAAGAACCTGAAAATACTGGTTCTCGACGAACCGACGGCGGTCCTATCCGAAACTGAAGCGGAGAAGCTCCTCGATGCGATTCGATATATGGCTTCGAAGGGTATCGCTATTCTTTTCATCTCGCACAGATTGAGTGAGGTGCTTAAGGTCTCAGACAGGATCACCATACTCAGAGACGGAGTGGTTGTGGACAGCAAACCCGCCTCGTCCTTCACACTCTCCGAGATCGCCGAAAAAATGGTTGGCAGAAAACTGGAAGATGTGACCCTTCCTCCCCGCAGCAAAGAGCCTTCGTATGACGACATCATCATGTCCATAAGGAATTTGAAGGTTCGTATGCCTGGAGAAGAGGTGAAAGATTTCAGCATAGACATCAGACGTGGGGAAATACTCGGTATAGGTGGTCTTGCGGGGCATGGAAAGCTCGGTGTGGCGAATGGCATTGCGGGGATGTATCCCGCCGAAGGGGAAGTCTACTTCGAGGGAAAACCGTTCAAACTGAACGATCCATCTTATGCTCTGAACCAGGGTGTTGTCTATCTTTCAGAGGATAGAAGGGGCGTCGGACTGTTGCTGGACGAATCGGTGGAGATGAACATCGCGGCCACGGCCATACAGGTGTTCGGAAAGTTCACTAGAAAATTTCTCTTCCTGACCGTGTACGATCACAAACAGATCAGAAAACACGCACTGGAAATGATAAAAAAGCTCGACATACGTTGCAAATCTCCCGCTCAAATAGTGAGAAGGCTCAGCGGTGGTAACCAGCAAAAAGTTTGTCTTGCGAGGGCGTTCACGCTGAATCCAAAGATACTTTTCGTGTCCGAACCGACGAGGGGTATCGACATCGGAGCGAAAAAGCTTGTGCTCGATTATTTGGTCAACTTGAACAGGAAACACGGTATAACGATCGTGATGACATCCAGCGAACTTGCCGAACTGAGAGCTATCTGCGACAGGATTGCCATAGTGGCGGAAGGGAAACTTTCTGCGATCCTTTCTCCAAAGGCAAGCGATGTGGAGTTCGGTCTCGCGATGTCTGGAGAGCTCCAGGAGGTGTTGCAGCATGGATAA
- a CDS encoding phosphatidate cytidylyltransferase produces the protein MTTETKTRLITAFIVAPFVVVCFISYKSLIGLVAAVVLLASYELLNMAVQGQNERSFVKYAVTICVSFVVAYGVMEAKNGLLLLSLAFILTNVIAVLTQKNVENVWPVVVATGLALVYVAGCLSFFFPMYLEFGAANALLNLTAVWLYDTGAYFVGMRWGKTKISKKFSPNKSLEGVIGGFLSALAFSFLYKFVFDFIFKAKVMPFGSLVILSAIIAILDTFGDLFESALKRYFKVKDSGSVLPGHGGMLDRIDGLLFVTPVTYFLLSIGVL, from the coding sequence GTGACCACAGAGACGAAAACACGACTTATAACTGCTTTCATCGTGGCACCTTTCGTGGTTGTGTGTTTCATCAGCTACAAGAGTTTGATAGGTCTGGTCGCAGCGGTAGTTTTGCTCGCTTCTTACGAGCTCCTCAACATGGCGGTTCAAGGGCAGAACGAAAGAAGTTTTGTGAAATACGCGGTCACAATATGCGTGAGCTTCGTCGTTGCCTACGGCGTCATGGAAGCGAAGAACGGTTTGTTACTTCTGAGTCTGGCTTTCATTCTCACGAATGTTATCGCGGTTCTAACACAGAAGAACGTAGAAAATGTTTGGCCTGTCGTCGTCGCAACGGGCCTTGCTTTGGTCTACGTAGCGGGTTGTCTGTCGTTTTTCTTCCCGATGTACCTCGAATTTGGTGCGGCAAACGCGTTGCTCAATTTGACCGCAGTGTGGTTGTACGACACGGGGGCATATTTCGTTGGCATGAGATGGGGGAAAACCAAGATCTCGAAAAAGTTCAGCCCAAACAAGAGTTTGGAGGGTGTGATCGGTGGTTTTCTCAGCGCCCTGGCTTTTTCTTTCCTCTACAAGTTCGTCTTCGATTTCATCTTCAAAGCTAAAGTGATGCCTTTCGGTTCACTTGTGATCTTGTCTGCGATCATAGCGATTCTCGACACGTTCGGAGATCTCTTCGAATCCGCATTGAAGCGCTATTTCAAGGTTAAAGATTCTGGCAGTGTGTTACCGGGGCACGGTGGGATGCTGGACAGAATAGACGGGTTGCTCTTCGTCACGCCGGTCACTTATTTTCTGTTATCAATCGGGGTTCTGTGA
- the uppS gene encoding polyprenyl diphosphate synthase, whose product MAIIMDGNGRWAQKRGLPRVEGHRRGALKAERVVEWAAELGIKYVTLYAFSTENWKRPKEEVEYLFSLLVTLLRKKLKKMLEQGVRLRFTGAIDELPGSVANFCHECEEKTKQNDRIHAILALNYGGRREIVDAINKAIQNGVTRVDEDRFRDWLYLPDVPDPDLVIRTSGEMRISNFLLWQIAYSELYFTKVLWPDFTKQEFLKAIEDYEKRQRRFGGL is encoded by the coding sequence GTGGCCATCATAATGGATGGAAACGGGAGATGGGCCCAGAAGAGGGGCCTGCCCAGGGTCGAAGGCCATCGCAGAGGCGCTTTGAAAGCCGAGAGAGTCGTTGAATGGGCTGCAGAGCTCGGTATAAAATACGTCACTCTCTACGCCTTTTCGACTGAGAACTGGAAACGGCCGAAGGAGGAAGTCGAGTACCTTTTCTCTTTGCTCGTGACGCTGCTCAGAAAGAAGCTCAAGAAGATGCTTGAACAGGGTGTCAGACTGAGGTTCACCGGTGCCATCGACGAACTTCCAGGCTCTGTTGCGAACTTTTGCCACGAATGCGAAGAAAAGACGAAGCAGAACGACAGAATCCACGCCATCCTGGCGCTGAATTACGGTGGTCGTCGCGAGATCGTCGATGCGATCAATAAAGCTATTCAAAACGGTGTAACACGTGTAGATGAGGATCGTTTCAGAGACTGGCTTTACCTTCCGGATGTACCCGATCCGGACCTTGTGATAAGAACGTCCGGCGAGATGAGGATCAGCAACTTTCTGCTGTGGCAGATCGCTTACAGTGAACTGTACTTCACTAAGGTTCTGTGGCCCGATTTCACAAAACAGGAATTTTTGAAAGCCATAGAGGACTACGAGAAACGTCAGAGGAGGTTCGGGGGTCTGTGA
- a CDS encoding ABC transporter permease — protein MEKLKKFLISYAVPIAFSILCVSAVLIAKIPPIFLVSEVVRRLSRNTFLVLSLIIPIIGGLGLNFGIVLGAMAAQAALFFVVDWKIKGLLGILVACLMASAISIVLGWLAGLTLNRAKGREMITSMILGFFANGIYQLVFLFFMGSLIPFKTKQFLLPEGVGLRNTVDLYGTVALALNRVWTIRIGMVNVFVLPLLIVAALCLFITFLFKTKLGQDIRAVGQDMHIAEVAGINVNRVRIIAVIMSTVLAGIGQVIYLQDIGTINTYNSHEQIGLFSIAALLVGGATTRKATIWNAILGVMLFHTLFVVAPSAGNKLFGQPQVGEFFREFLAYAVIAFALAMHGWRTKKILM, from the coding sequence ATGGAAAAGCTGAAAAAGTTCCTGATCTCCTACGCTGTGCCGATTGCCTTTTCGATACTGTGCGTTTCGGCCGTTTTGATAGCAAAAATTCCCCCGATATTCCTCGTCAGCGAGGTAGTGAGAAGGCTGAGCAGGAACACGTTTCTCGTGCTGTCTCTGATAATTCCGATCATCGGTGGTCTGGGGCTGAACTTCGGAATCGTTCTCGGAGCGATGGCGGCTCAGGCGGCGCTCTTTTTCGTTGTGGACTGGAAGATAAAGGGCCTGCTTGGAATTCTGGTAGCGTGTCTGATGGCAAGCGCAATTTCGATAGTTTTAGGATGGCTCGCAGGTCTGACGCTTAACCGCGCCAAGGGAAGGGAAATGATAACTTCCATGATCCTCGGTTTCTTCGCCAACGGTATCTACCAGCTCGTTTTCCTGTTCTTCATGGGATCGCTGATACCTTTCAAAACGAAGCAGTTCCTGTTGCCTGAAGGCGTCGGTTTGAGGAACACGGTCGATCTGTACGGGACCGTTGCTTTGGCTTTGAACAGGGTCTGGACGATCCGAATAGGGATGGTGAACGTCTTCGTTCTACCACTGTTGATAGTAGCTGCCTTGTGCCTGTTCATAACTTTCCTGTTCAAAACGAAACTCGGTCAGGACATAAGGGCTGTGGGTCAGGACATGCACATCGCTGAAGTTGCTGGCATAAACGTCAACAGGGTGCGCATCATAGCAGTTATCATGTCGACCGTGCTCGCCGGGATCGGTCAGGTGATCTACCTTCAGGACATAGGTACGATCAACACTTACAACAGCCACGAACAGATCGGTTTGTTCTCCATAGCTGCCCTGCTTGTCGGAGGTGCCACCACGAGAAAAGCGACCATATGGAACGCCATACTGGGCGTGATGCTGTTCCACACCCTGTTCGTCGTGGCACCGAGCGCGGGAAACAAACTTTTCGGCCAGCCACAGGTGGGAGAGTTCTTCAGAGAGTTCCTTGCCTATGCGGTCATCGCGTTCGCTCTGGCCATGCACGGTTGGAGAACGAAAAAGATCCTCATGTGA
- a CDS encoding DUF3798 domain-containing protein, whose protein sequence is MRKFLVVAVLMVALLSFASLGFKIGLVTGTVSQGEDEYRGAENVVRKYGNEIIHVTYPDKFMQEQETTIARIVELAYDPKVKAIVICQGVPGTVAAIRRVKEFRPDMIFVVGVPHEDPEIVGSVADVSLETDTPGRGITIVDLAYKMGAKRLIHYSFPRHMSYKLLAERRNIMEQRCKELGMEFIFVSAPDPLGEQGLTGAQQFILEDVPRQVAKYGPDTAFFSTNCGMQEPLIKAILQHGGIYPEQCCPSPTHGYPGALGIEIPADKKGDYNYILKAINDKIVEKGGAGRFATWPVPVNMVFTEAGVEIAIELVQKKIKADDTNAIKALLDRVISEKISGYGIKTIKKYPNAGNYYMITMDSVIFGVTQF, encoded by the coding sequence ATGAGAAAGTTTCTCGTGGTTGCAGTCCTGATGGTGGCACTTTTGAGCTTTGCATCGCTTGGTTTCAAGATCGGTCTCGTGACTGGCACCGTTTCACAGGGTGAGGACGAATACCGTGGTGCCGAGAACGTCGTCAGAAAGTACGGAAACGAGATCATCCACGTCACGTACCCGGACAAGTTCATGCAGGAACAAGAAACCACGATCGCGAGAATCGTCGAACTCGCTTACGATCCGAAGGTCAAGGCCATCGTGATCTGCCAGGGTGTGCCCGGAACAGTCGCGGCGATCAGGAGGGTCAAAGAGTTCAGACCAGACATGATCTTCGTTGTCGGCGTACCGCACGAAGATCCCGAGATCGTCGGCTCGGTCGCTGACGTGTCGCTCGAAACAGATACCCCCGGTCGTGGAATCACCATCGTGGATCTCGCATACAAAATGGGAGCGAAGAGATTGATACACTACTCCTTCCCGCGGCACATGAGCTACAAACTGCTGGCAGAAAGAAGGAACATCATGGAGCAGCGCTGTAAAGAACTCGGCATGGAATTCATCTTCGTTTCCGCGCCCGACCCGCTCGGTGAGCAAGGTCTGACTGGTGCGCAGCAGTTCATCCTCGAGGACGTTCCAAGGCAGGTCGCAAAGTACGGTCCTGACACTGCGTTCTTCTCGACGAACTGCGGAATGCAGGAACCCTTGATCAAAGCCATCCTGCAGCATGGTGGAATCTATCCTGAACAGTGCTGTCCATCACCGACGCACGGTTATCCTGGAGCTCTGGGAATCGAGATACCCGCAGACAAGAAAGGAGATTACAACTACATACTCAAAGCGATCAACGACAAGATCGTGGAGAAAGGTGGAGCTGGAAGGTTCGCAACCTGGCCAGTTCCTGTGAACATGGTGTTCACCGAAGCTGGTGTCGAGATAGCCATCGAGCTCGTCCAGAAGAAGATAAAAGCTGATGATACGAACGCGATCAAAGCTTTACTCGACAGGGTGATATCTGAAAAAATTTCCGGATATGGCATCAAGACCATCAAGAAGTATCCGAACGCTGGTAACTACTACATGATCACCATGGACTCCGTCATCTTCGGGGTCACTCAGTTCTGA